The Candidatus Eisenbacteria bacterium genome contains the following window.
ATGTAGCCAAGCTGGCTGAGCGTCGAGTAGGCAAGCACCCTCTTTATGTCGAACTGCGTGCACGCGATGGTGGCCGCGAAAATCGCTGTGATTCCTCCTATCGTGGCCACCGTCAAGGAGGCCTCGGCGCTGGACGAGAAAAGCGGGAAGCAGCGGGCGACCATGTAAACACCGGCGGCCACCATCGTGGCCGCATGGATCAGGGCGCTTATCGGGGTCGGACCTTCCATGGCATCGGGTAGCCACACGTGGAGCGGAAATTGCGCACTCTTCCCCACCGCGCCCGCGAACAGACAGACGGTGGCAATGGTCAGAAATCTTGGAGCGAACTGGCCGCCCTGGGCCATCGAGAAAATCTCTGAGAACTGGAACGTGCCGGCCGCGGTGGCGAGCAAGAGAATGCCGACGAGAAAGCCGAAGTCCCCGACCCTGTTTGTTATGAAGGCCTTCTTGCCGGCGTCAGAGGCACTCTTCTTCTCGAACCAGAACCCGATCAAGAGATAAGAACAAATGCCGACGAGTTCCCAGAACATGTAGAGCAGGAAGAAACTGTTGGAGAGGACGAGGCCGTACATGGAGAAGATGAAAAGCGAGATGTATGCGAAATACCTGGAAAATCTCGGGTCTCCATGCATGTAGCCGACGGAGTATATCTCCACCAGCAGACCCACCACCGACACCACGACGAGCATGAGGGCACCGAGCGGGTCCACGGCGGCCCCTATGGAGAACACGTATTTCCCGGCCTGGAACCACGGGTAGCTGACGTCCACCCTGCCGCCTGAAAGCACGTAGAACAGGAAGGCAAACGAGAGGCAGGTTGAGGCAGCGGCGGCGCCTATGGCGGGGAAGGACCCTTTGCCGGGCAGCCTCTTACCAAAGAAAATCGTGACCGCAAAAGCAAGCAGCGGAAGAAGAGGTATCAGGAATGCTGCAACAATCAACTGAGTTCCTCCAGATATGTCTCAAGTGTTGAAATGCGTCTTGTCATAAAGGAGCTCCCCCAGAATCAACCTCGCCGAAGGATCGGTCGGATCGAGCTCCAGCGCCTTCTTCATCTCCGCGATGGCCTCGTCGATCGCGCCCTTCTCCACGTAGAGCAACAACCCAATCTGATAGTGCGCCTCGGCGAATGCCGCGTTCAAGCCGAGAGCGCGCTTGAACATTCCGATTGCAGCGTCCACGTCGTGCAGATCGCTGAGCATGACGCCGAGCTGAAAGGTGGAGTCCGTGTCGGTCTTGTCAAGCTCGATGACCTTCCCGTAGTGCCGGGCGGCCCTCTCTTTGTTCCCAAGCTTACGGTATGCTTCGGCGAGCTTCCTGTGAGCCGCGGTGAAGTCACCGAGTAGTCCGATTGCCTTCTCCAGCATGGAGACCGCGGAGGAAAAATCGCCTTCCTCGAGCGCCAGCACGCCGGACATGTAACGAGCCGCCGCCGAGTCCGGCTTCTTGTCGAGCAGTCTCTCCACGATGGGCTTTGCCCTCGAGAATTTTCTTTCTTCGATGAGCAGGGAACCGGCCCACTGTAGAGAGAGCGCAAACTCGGGGTTGAGCTCGTAGCATTGTGACAGGTGGTCACAGGCCTTGAGTCGTTCTTCCTGAAGCGCTTCGAGAAACCCCATCAGAAAACTCGCTCCCTGAAGTCTAGGATTAAGCTCCATGGCTTTCTTCGCGGCCTCCCTTGCAGGGCCGATCTCTCCAAGCGCAAGGTTGCAGGCCGCAATGTAGAGGTGCGAGAGTTCGTGGACGGGATCCAGGGCCGCACCGGTCTTGAACTCCTCG
Protein-coding sequences here:
- a CDS encoding tetratricopeptide repeat protein, giving the protein MICPKCQTTNPDNHRYCFECGTRLGERQRRTRAKGSVRDLMTRGIALFNEGSFLSALEEFKTGAALDPVHELSHLYIAACNLALGEIGPAREAAKKAMELNPRLQGASFLMGFLEALQEERLKACDHLSQCYELNPEFALSLQWAGSLLIEERKFSRAKPIVERLLDKKPDSAAARYMSGVLALEEGDFSSAVSMLEKAIGLLGDFTAAHRKLAEAYRKLGNKERAARHYGKVIELDKTDTDSTFQLGVMLSDLHDVDAAIGMFKRALGLNAAFAEAHYQIGLLLYVEKGAIDEAIAEMKKALELDPTDPSARLILGELLYDKTHFNT